The Panthera uncia isolate 11264 chromosome C1 unlocalized genomic scaffold, Puncia_PCG_1.0 HiC_scaffold_3, whole genome shotgun sequence genomic sequence TAGTTAGGTTTTTGGGGTGTCAGAAGTTCTAATGTGGATTTTCGACCGCACAGGCGTCAGCACCCCTCACCCCATGTTGtgcaagggtcagctgtatttcCACGACGTGTCCAgggtttcttttctgtgttttaattaCTCTATTATTTTGGGAGGACCGATGCTTTTGTTGTGATTCTGTGGTTTTTCACTCAACCTCCTTGTTTTCGCCACGATGCTGTGCGATCCCGGATTTGAGGGTTTTGCCACGTTAGAGGCACACGGCACCTTGTCTGATACGTTTCGCTCCCAGTGACCCGTTCAGTCTGTGGGTTTTCTGTATGGATGTAGAACTGTGGCTTAGGGAAATACCTACTTGCTGAATGTTTAATCCCGCCCGTAAcgctttctttttaaaggagaatTTGAGAATCCAAAAATAGGTAATAGATCActgttttgaataaataatacgtttacaggaaacaaaatgaaaaaagcagcAAAAGTCGACGCTGTGTCCCTCCACCTCTGTGTCCCAGCCACCTGCTTCCCCCCTCCTGGGGCAGCGGGCACACCAGTCCCCCGTGTGACCGTCACACACGCTCCGCTCACATATGTGCCCTTACTTACACCAGGGGAGGCGCATTGTACACGCTGCTAAGAATATCTAGAAAATGTAACTGTGTATCTCGGAATCACTCCATACCTATGGAGAGACGTGTCCCTTCTTGTCAGTGACCACACAGTGTTCCAGCACAGATGTGACAAAGCTTATGTAGCCAGCATTTCTTCCTTAAAGGGCATCGTCTGCCTCTtccttctgaaaaatatttttattttgtgatctcGGTTCGTATAAACTATTAGGGTCTCGTGTCAGAAGGCAACTCCATCTTCGTTCTTGACAACTCCGGACTTCTgacccaggaccagatggctttgttttctctcttgctgctctctggggggaggggctgcagccGAGGGGGCGGAGGACCCGGGCTTGCGTCCTGGTTCTGCCTCGGTGTCGGGTAAGCCCGTGAGCATTTCGATTTGGGTCTGACTTCATCTGAACCTGGAGATGTCAGCCTTGTTTTCCTAGGGCCCTGGTGACGATGGTGGGACGTGTTTCATGTTACAATACTTGGTTCGTGATGAGGGTGATGAGGGTGACGTGGTCCTTTGTCCCATCAAGGCCGGCTCTGGGGACCCACACGGGGGATGGGGAGAGCCGTGCAAGGGCAGCCACTAGACTTTTCTGGAAGCAGACTGCATGTAGGAGCCCTGTTTTCACCGCCTCCACCTCCTCCCGTCACACCTGTCAGGTGCTGGGAAGATACAGGCCCTTGAGAAGACTCTAGATTCCTCTACCCTTGCTGCCCCGGCCACTTTCTGCcatctgctttcttccttccagagTTGGGTGGAAATCTTTCCCTTGCTGATATTCCCCTCCTGGTCTCTTTTGCTGTCTCGATGTTAtgggtttttatctttttactgcTTTGTCATACTTTTAGGGGTTTCGAGATGGCACAAAGATAGACATGTGACCGCTTTCCCTCTCATCCTGGGAGGTGCCTGCTGCTCCCTAAGACCCCCAGCCCCGTGGGTGTGCCTAGGTCTGGGGTCTGGCTAACCTGGGGCACCATATCCCACCATCCCATGAGCCCCGCTGGTGTCCCTTCTTCTTATAAAATCAACCCTGAAACCAGGCGGAAGGTTCAGTATCTACTGATTTAGGGAGAAGGTGCGAGATGACGAACAGCGGACCAGGCGACCGTGGCGCGACCCTGGCTGCAGAGAACTGTGGATCTCCTTACTGGGATTAGAGTCTTTGGAGAACTCCAGGTTGTAGGGAAACGACACCCTGTGGGACAGGGAGGACGACGTGGGCGGGCACTGCAGGGCCCCCTCCTTAGCATGACCGGCCCCAAGGACACTGGGAACCTCGTGATGGGAAAGGCTTCACGTGGGGACTGTTTCTGTTCCCCCAGCTGCTCGTGGAGCGCGGCATCCGCTCTTGGGGCTGAACCTCTCTTGCGGGGGGAGCTCTGCCTTCTCCCGAGTGGCCCCGAGGCCCCTCACCCTGGAACCACGGTGTTTTGCAGGCCTGGGCTCCCGGCACACGGGAATGAGGGGACAGAACAGCAGCACGGTCAGCGCGTTCGTCCTGCTGGGCTTCCCCACGGCCCCTGGGCTGCAGCCTGTGctgttcctcctcttcctgctcaCCTACCTCTTCGTCCTGGCGGAGAACCTGGCCGTCCTGCTCGCCGTCCGGAGCAGCTCCTCCCTGCACAGGCCCATGTACTACTTCCTGGGTGCCCTGTCCGCCCTGGAGATCTGCTACGTGTCTGCCATCGTCCCCAAGATGCTGGACGGTTTCCTCCTGCAGCGGAAGCGCATCTCCTTTGTCGGATGCATGACCCAGCTCTATTTCTTCAGCTCCTCGGTGTGCACCGAGTGCGTGCTCCTGGCCTCCATGGCCTACGACCGCCACGTGGCCATCTGCCACCCCCTGCGCTACCACGCCATCATGACCACGGGGCTCTGCGTCCGGCTGGTGGCCGTCTCCTTCGCGTGCGGCTTCTCCGTCTCCGTGATCAAGGTGTACTTTATCTCCAGCGCCACGTTCTGTGGCTCCAATGTCCTGAACCACTTCTTCTGTGACATCTCCCCCATCCTCAAACTGGCCTGCACAGACTTCTCGACCGCAGAGCTGGTGGACTTCGTCCTGGCCTTCGTCATCCTGGTGCTGCCGCTCGTGGCCACCGTGCTGTCGTACGGGCACATCGCCCTGGCCGTCCTGCGCATCCCCTCGGCCACTGGCCGCTGGAGGGCCTTCTCCACCTGTGCGTCCCACCTCACCGTGGTCACCATCTTCTATACGGCCTTGCTTTTCATGTACGTCCGGCCCCAGGCCATCGACTCCCGGAGCTCCAACAAGCTCGTCTCTGCTGTGTACACGGTCCTCACCCCAATAATCAACCCCTTGATCTACTGCCTGAGGAACAAAGAATTTAAGGCTGCCTTGAAAAAGGTCTTGGGCTAGGTCGATTTTCACAGTAGGACAATCAGATGTCCTAAAGTCTCATGCATAGTGATAACAAAATGCTATCTCATGTTGCACTTTATGCTTTCGACAGTCGATTTGCAAGTGAAATTTAGCAAACTACAGAACCGTGCACAAATCATAAAGCTTCACCTGCTTTCGTTTTCACGAAAGGACAGCAGGCGGTTTGGCATTTTTGAGCTTTTTATGAACGCAGTCATGAAGATGCCGGACGGTTCCTTTCATTCGCTAGGACGCTTGGGTGAATCCTTTGTGTTTTTGCATGTAGCAGTGACTCGTGTGGATCGCCTGTAATATCACCTTGCATAAACGTATCACAACACATCTATGCATTGACTGCGTGGACGGTGCTGTAGATGCTGTCTCTTACGGGCAGTGCCCCTGTGAGCATTCTGGGTCATTTCTTCTCGTTAATATACATTCAGCTGCGAGCTGTGTGCCTGGGCTGGACGGAGGTACGTGTAGGTGCCACACGTAGGTGCCACCTGTAGTTGGTGCAACGCGAGGCATGTGTTTGGGCAGGTTTAGTAGAAACCGCCAAACCGTTTTCCGTAGCGGGTACACCGATCTTCGCTCCCGTGAGCGGTGTGTGAGGGTCCCAGCCGCTCCGAGTCTCCTCCACCCTTGGTGTCCTAAGGATTTCTCAGAGCAGCCACTCTCCCGGGGTCATGCTGGGATCTCACTGTACTTCAGTCTGTAGTTCCCCAGTGACAAACGCAGTGTCCCCGTGAGGTTAGCGGTCGGCTGTCCTGGAGGTGCacctgcccaggtgcccctcaccacgTCTTCCCCTAGCCGCGTATCTACTCGCTGCTTGTTTTCAACGTGCGGGCATTCTTCCATGCTCTGGGCACGTGCCTCCGTCGATGCATTTATTGCAAAAATGTCCTAGTTTCTGGGTTTCTGGGtttgccttttccttctcttacgGTGTCTTCCAGTAAGGAGGACCTGCTTTATTTTCACGTCCAGTTTGTCCGTTTGCTCCCTTTACAGTCAAGTTACTTCCCACTTAAGAAATGCTTGCCCGTTCCAAGCCATAAAGATATTCTCCTATTTAATTCTAGGAGCTTTATTGTGTAAATTTTCATGTTTAGATTTACAACCCACCTGAAGTGGATTTTAATTTATGGTATGTGATACCGGCTAAAGTTCCTGCTTTTCTATCTGGATATCAAATTGACTCAGCCAccagccattaaaaaatttttttttaatgtttatttatttttgagagagacagagacagaacgtgagtgggttaggggcagagagagggagacacagaatccgaagcaggctccaggctccgagctgtcagcactcagagcctgacgcggggcttaaatcatgaaccgtgagatcatgacctgggccgaagttggacactcaaccgcctgagccacccaggtgtccggcACTTGCCATTTATTGAGAAGACCACGTCTTCCCCTCTGTACTGTCACCCTTTCCATAAACCaaattatctatcatctatctatctatctattatctattaatcatctattatctatcatctatctatcatctattatctatcatctatctttctatcaatcatctattatctatctatctatctatctatcatctatctatcatctatctatctatcatctatcatctatctattatctatcacctatctatctatcatctatctatatatctatctattattatatatctatccatcatctatctatctattgtctatctatctatctatctatctatctatctatctatcatctattatctatcatctatctatcatctattatctatcatctatctatctatcatctattatctatctattagctatctatcatctattatctatcatctatctatctatctatcatctatcatctatctattatctatctatctatctatcaatctatctatctatcatctatctatatatctattatctattatatatctatctatcatctatctatctatctatctatcatctattatctatcatctatctatctatcatctattatctatcatctatctatctatctatctatcatctatctatcatctatctatctatcatctatctctatctatctatctatctatctatcatctatcatctattatctatctatctatctatctatctatcatctatctatatatctatctattgTCTATTATCTACCTATTATCATCTAtgtattatctatcatctatctttctatcaatcatctatctattagCTATCTANNNNNNNNNNtctatcatctatctttctatcaatcatctatctattagctatctatcatctatctattatctatatatcgtctatcatctatcatctatctattatctatctatctatgtatctattatctatcatctatctatctatcatctattatctatcatctatctttctatcaatcatctattatctatctatcatctatctatatatctattatctattatatatctatcatctatcgatttatcatctatcatctatgtatcatctatctctcaatcatctatctatcaatcatctattatctatctatctatctatctatcacctatctatccactcatccattcaccCAGCCATCCATCTCCCTGTCTGCCCATCCTCCTCTCTTTTTGGACTCCTAATTCTGTTCCACTTGTCTATGTGTCTATTCCTGCACTGATGCCATGCAGTTGTAGTTactatggctttttaaaatcttgacGTCTGGTAGTAAGTCCAGCATCTTTGTTCTTGcttttcaagattgccttggtTATCTTTAGCCCTTCCCAAATGGGTGGTGGGGGATACATATTtgagaatcagcttgtcaatttccacaaaataaaaatttgttggatttttattgggattatactgaatctatagatcgATCTGGAGAGAACTGTCATCTTTAGAATTTTGAGACTCTTAATCCAAGAGCAAGGCACACCCCTCTATTCACTTACGACTTCTCAATACTGTTTGTTATTTTCAGTGTATTCATCTTTCACATCTTTCTGGGCATATTtgagttttgggtttttaaaaataacacaaatggtaactttaaaattttttacttttttaatttaaaaaaattaatctctatTCCTTTGTTGCTGGCACCTAGAACACAATTTTTagaactttcttaaaaaaattttttttaatgtttatttttgagagacagagcacaagtaggggaggggcagagagagagagagagagagacgtagaatccgaagcaggctccaggctctgagcagtcagcacagagcctgacacggggcttgaacttgtgaaccatgagatcatgacctgagccaaagtcggatgctcaactgactgaggcacccaagcacccccttttttaaaaaaattgttttttaatgtttttatttatttttgagacaaagagagacagagtatgagcaggggaggcacagagagagagggagacatagaatccgaagcaggctctgggctctgagctgtcagcacagagcccgatgcggggctcgaactcatgagcggtgagatcatgacctgagccaaagttggacgcttaagtgactcagccacccaggcacctctagaactttctttttgaaataattatagatttacaGGAGGTCGCAGGGAGACATAGAGGGAGGCTCTCTGCACCCTTCGCTCAGGCTTCCCTGATGACACCATCTTGTGTGACGAGTTCAGCGTGAATAGCAGGGCACTGACTTCAGTGCGATCCACAGAAGGTATCTGGGTTCCCACCAATTCTACGTGcactcatctgtgtgtgtgtatgtgtgtgcgtgtgtgtgtgtgcacgcgtgtgcacacacacctgtaCCTTTGTAGTTTTATTGCTTCGTGGGCTGCCACCTTCTAGGATGTGGAATGTTTCCGTCACCACAGGGGGCACACTCCATGCCCTGGCCTCTGGCAAGCGCTGATCTGTTCCATCTCTGTAACTGTGCCTTCAAGGATGTTATACAAACGGAATCACACCGTGCGTGATCTTTTGAGATCGGCTTTTCCCGCTCAGCCTGATTCCCCTGCGGTCCACCCACAGTCTGTTTTTATTGCCGACCAGTGCTCTGTAGCAGGGGTGCCCCAGCGCGCAAGGacaagcggtggggggggggggcaggggctggctgCGTGCGAGGCACGAGGGTGCGGTAAACAGTCAAGCACAAGCACAAGTCTCTCTGTGAACCTGTTTTCACTTCTCCGCAGACCAAGGGCCGGGTTGGACCTCAGCCCGTTTTTAGCGCCAAAGGCACCTGCCGACTCTCCAGCAGAGCGGCCGCGCAGCTTCCCGTCCCGCCGCCGGCGACCGCGTGACCAGGTTCTGCGTCTTCTCCAGCGCGGGGGTCACGGCCGTGTCTCACTCCGCCCCTCCGGCAAGGGCGCGGCGGCGCCTCCTCGGGCTTTAATTTACCTTTTTCCAACGGCTAGCGATGCGGAACGTCTTCTCGCGTGCTTGGTGGCCATCGTGTGTCCTCTTCCGGGAagtgtctgttcacatcttttcCCCGTTTTCTAGCTGGGCTGTTTCTGAATGTTAAGCTTTGAGAGTCCCTTACGGGTCCCGAACGCAAGGCCTTTGTCAGGCTGCGCGCCTCTTCTCCCCCTCTGCCGCTGCCCTTCCGTCCGCGTAGGGTCCCCGACAGAACAAACCTTTTTGATTTTGTGGGGTTCCATGAACCACGTTTCCCTTCCGTGCATCACGTTCTTGAGGTCAAGTCCAAGAAGTCCTTCCCTGGTCCTCGGTCCTGAAGGTAATTCTGTCACTAGTGTCTATGACTTTGTAGGTGTACATTTACCCCCGtgatcattttgagttaattttcgcGTGTGGGGTGAGGGGCACATCCACGTTCAGTGTTTTGGTCCCATGGATGTCCGACTTCTGCAACACCGTTGTGTAAGAAGCCCCCCCTTCCCTCGCTGAATTGCATTTGTACTCTGCCAAGTATCGGTTGAGAATATTTGTGTTGGTTTATTTATGATCCTCTGTTTTGTTacgttgatctgtgtgtctgtccctccACCAAGACCACAGGGTCTTGAGAAACGTAGCTAATTGGTAAATCCCTAACATTGCAGGGATGATTGGCtcctcccactttattcttttttgaaatgaTTGAAGGGCCTGTATGTTtccttataaatttataataagcCTCTTCATGTGCACAAAAAAATCTTGATGGGATTTTGTTGGGAAGTGCATTAAACGTACAGATCATTTAGAGGAGAACCGACATTATCGCTTTGCTGAGTCTTAAAGTCCGGGAACCGCAGCAAATCTCTCTGACGATTGatgttttctctgacttctttctctggTGGTCTGTTCCCAGCGTACAGATCCTGGACGCGCTTTGCTAGAGTATCCCTAAGTATTACACTTTTATTCTGGAGAAATTATTAACGCTATTGCATTTTTAGGTTTCAGCTTCCACTTGTTGTTAGTATATAGGAATATGCAGATTTTGTGTTGGCTTTGTAACCTGCAACCTTGCAGACCTCATTTGTTACTTCTAGGGACATGTTTTGGTGTCTGGCTCTGGATTTTCTACATAGCCAGTCGTGTGATCTATGAATAAAGGCAGTCTGGTGTCTTCCTTTCCAATCGTACGCCTTTTACATCCTTTTTATTCCTACCTTGCTGTATTGTTTAGGACTTCCAAGGCTCTGCTGAACGAATGGGGAGAGCAGGTATCTTCCCAGGAAGTGTGATGTCAGCTGTACGGTTTGTACATAGatgttctgggggcgcctggggggctcagtcggttgagcgtccgacttcggctcgggtcatgatctcacggttcgtgggttcgagccccgcatcgggctctgtgccgacagcttggagcccagagcctgcttccgattctctgtctcctcactctctgcccctcccccgctcacgctgtgtctctctctgtctcaaaaataaataaacggtaaaaaaaaattaaaaaaacatgtatcagtgtcatattttgtcaaatgcttcttctacCGCAGATGTTTTGATCACTGGTTTTCCTTACCTGTTAAGGGGAATCGCAGTGATCGATTTTTGAATATCACATCAGCCTTCCAGCCTTTAAACAGATCCCATGGTGCTGGTGTCTTCACTCTACACATTGCTGTACAGTATTCAATATGCTAACATTTGATCAGGATGTTTGTGTCTAAgatcatgagagatattggtctaactggttttccccccattttttgtgtatgtgcttTGTCTGGATACCACAGACTGGGCTGGGGGGtgttccctcttctattttccaGAGGATACTATATACAgttaaatctttaaatgtttggctgAATTCTCCAGTGAACGAGAGGGCCTGgcaatttctcttttttgggaggtgggggaaatttttaatttttttaaatgtttatttatttttgacagagagagacagagcatgagcaggggagaggcagagagagagagagagagacagaatccgaagcaggctccaggccctgagctgtcagcatagagcccaacgcggggcttgaactcatggaccgtgagatcacgacctgagccaaagtcagacactcaaccgcctgagccacccaggcgccccctaaattacaaattcaatttggATAATTTAGGTTAGCAAATCATTATTAGGGCCgatgtctgttttttttctttctttctttctttctccttttttcttaccTTCTGGTTGGAAAGTTTTACATTCTTTAGAGAGCCATCTTGATTTagatgtaatataataataacaattcaaCTTACTTCTGAGGTGATGTTTTGGGCAGTACGGTTCTGTATCGCGTGGTTTCCTTAGCGGTTGCTCTAGATATCACAGCAAGTGCTCGTGACTTAACCTGTCATATCACTGCTTTATCGTTTCTGGTGGGAGAGCGAAATGCTACTTTCACTGAAGTCcttgcaccaccaccaccaccccccccatttCTAAATGTGCTTGTTTGAGTGTTTCCTCCACATACATTAAACACCGTACCAAATGATGTTACAATTTTTGCCTCAACCATCCAATGTGATCTGAGAAACTCCCAAGGTGAAGGATGGTGTATTATATTTCACCCATGCCATGGTAATCCCTTCTTTCCGAAGCCCCCAGCCTCTTGTTACCGTTTTCTCTCTGTTTGGAGGGCTCCTTTAGCCAGACTTTAGGGGTGGGGGCCTGCTGGAAACAGAGTCTCTCAGTTTTCCTTCACCCCAGAGTGTCTCTGTTTCCCCTTTTACAtctgaaggacagctttgctGGGTGCAGGAGTCCCGGCCCAGGGGCTCATTCTTCTTCTGCGTTGTTGGACAGTCCCTCCGATACCGCAGGTGAGTCCAGCATCGCTGGCAAAGGGGCAGTCGGGAGTGCACCAACAGGAAGTGATGGGGAGAGTAACAGAGGAACACTTCCCAGATGGTTTTATGAATCCAGTATTATCCTGATGCCATAACCTTGCAAACACGGTGCAGACTGAAAACTACAGACCATCTCTGTCGTGAATATACGTGaaaaaaactctttgaaaacGTTTGCAAATAGGATTCAGCAATATACAAAAAGCCTGACACATGACCGTGTGGGGTTTAGCTCAGGGatacaaggctggttcaacaGTCAAAAGCCAATCACTGAGATCCATCATATTAACAGGCAGGAGCAGAAGTCATGCTGTTATCAATAGATGCTGGAAAACTGCTTGACAACGTCTAGCATCCGTTCACGGGAACAGTTCTCAGGAAGCAAGGAACCCAGGGAGCCGCACCAGCTTCATAACGAGAAGTAACAAACCTCCTAGACTTAGCGTTACACTTAACCCCAAGCTGAATGCTTTCCCCTGGGAATTCGAGGGGGCAGGCTCCCGCTGCTGCTGTCCcacacagagccccaagtggcaGCCGGTGCAGCCAGGACAGGAAAAGAGGCAAACAGCATTCAGCCTGCAAAGAACGAAAATAAAGCTGTTCCTGTTTACGGATGACGTAATTGTCTACATAGGAAGTCCCAAGGCATCTACACGACATCTTCCAGAACTAGTGGTGTATTCAGCAAGGCCACAGGATACAAACTAAGCGTACAACAATCAGTTGTGTTCTTATGCTCTGGCAACAAACACAAGggaaccaaaatttaaaattcaatttaaaggCACTCAACAGTTTTTAAATGCAGAACTTACATGCTGAAAAGCGTGGCGTGCTGGTGGAAGGAACCAgagaagatgcaaataaatggGGGCATCTGTTGGGCACGGGTAGGAAGACTCGGCAAAGAGGCGAAATCTCCCCAAACTGCTATGCAGGTTTAACACAATTACCATCAGAATCGCGGCAGGAGTTTCTGCACATACAGAGAGGATTGCCCTTAAATGTTCACAAAAAGGCAATGGAAGCGGACCAGCTAAAACAATTTCAAGGGAGAATGGACACGGAGAAATTAGCCTACCAACTTTGAGACTTGGTCTGGAGCCACGGTAGTCAACACTGTgtggtgctggggcgcctgggagttcagtcgcttaagcgtctattgatttcagctcaggtcatgacctcacgattcatgagatcgagcccctcgtcgggctctgtgctgacaggacaggacagccttcttgggattctctctctgcccttctcccgctcatgtgtgcacacacactctgtctctccctctctctcaaaataaattaattaaaaaaaaaagatcatgtggTATTGTTGGGAGAGACGCACAAATGTTGAACTTTCTCGGAAGTTATTTTCCACATAGTGTGATTCCTGGTTTGTTCTTTTCTGTCAATGCCGACAGCATTCCATGGTGTGCACCTGTCATGGTCTGTTTAACTGGCCAGCATCTGGCTATTATAATGAAGCTGTGACCAACATCATGTATGGGTTTTCGTGGGGACGCAAGTTTCCAGGGAAGCAGAAGTCAGAAGTGACACAAGAATAGTGATCGAATCTAGGTCCAGCCGTACCTGCAGCCAGCTATACGCACTCAACTTCTCCGTTACCGCGAGGTTTCCGTCACTAGATTTATGATGCTCGTTGGTACTAACACATTAGGTATCATACAGTATCTCAGAGACTTGAGAGATTATGATTTGGGGGACAGCCTTTTCTAAGTGTACTTTACATAAATGTGAATCTCACCAGTAAAGCCTCACAAGTTATGTGATCTCAGGATAGTGCAAGTATCTCCTATTGATCCAGAAACATCGCTTTTTCCTTATGAACCAATATTGAATCTTCTCTCCTTTGGTTTCACTGTTGTAGTGATCATACGATCGCTCAAACTGAAGCTGGACAGAATTATAACTTGCAGGGTATTTATAAATGGAGCTCATTTGGAAATGAATTTCCTGAGTGCACTGTTTCCTTTCCCAGTGTTTCAGGACAGGGAAGGACAGTATTGGTCGTAGCTGGCTATCAAGGTCCCATAACAGGGTGTTTACGAAGGGCTCACAACCAGGGACACTCAAAACATACTATTTGTGTACCAAGAGCTTAACTTACTCTAGTTACTAGAtctgtttaaataaattttggttttaaaaaagcaGTTATATGTAACATCCCTTACTTCAATATTCCTCACAAACGTCCGTGTTCAGAGCTGTGTCCAGTAGAATGTCTCTTGTCCTTCTGTCTCAGGGTCCAGCCCTGGAGGAGGTACCAGGGAGGAGACGAGAGGAGGCCAGGTCTGCAAAGTGACTTCACACCCAGAACAGagcagggttgggggggaggggggatgctgGGAGGCCTGACCGTGGTTCACCTGTCAGGCATGTGTGAAGAGCTTCAGGGCAGTGGTGTCTGATATTAACTTAACCTGACTTTGTTTCCG encodes the following:
- the LOC125911005 gene encoding olfactory receptor 6B2-like, translated to MRGQNSSTVSAFVLLGFPTAPGLQPVLFLLFLLTYLFVLAENLAVLLAVRSSSSLHRPMYYFLGALSALEICYVSAIVPKMLDGFLLQRKRISFVGCMTQLYFFSSSVCTECVLLASMAYDRHVAICHPLRYHAIMTTGLCVRLVAVSFACGFSVSVIKVYFISSATFCGSNVLNHFFCDISPILKLACTDFSTAELVDFVLAFVILVLPLVATVLSYGHIALAVLRIPSATGRWRAFSTCASHLTVVTIFYTALLFMYVRPQAIDSRSSNKLVSAVYTVLTPIINPLIYCLRNKEFKAALKKVLG